The genomic stretch GTGTTTAGTATTATACATTATCAACCAAAATTTGAAATaccatttttttatttatacgtatattaaattgttaattttattattaattcgaaATCGAGGACTTTTCTGGCAAGTAAGATTACGAAACAAAATTGTGAATTGAGTACATATATCGCGTCGAAAGTTTTAGTTTTagcttttaaatattatctatatttGGATTGATCATTACAATGGCTCTTAAAGAACTTTGatctttatataaaaattcaactATTTCATCATATTTTTGttctattataatattttctttccatttATTGATTCCTTAGATTCACTCATACTATACAATTCTTATATACTACataattctaataataaataatctcAAAAGTTTATTAAGGATGTACGTATCTAATCGTGTAAATAATGGTCTTAtaatacgtatgtatgtatatataaaagtttCTGTTACTCTGTGAGAAGTAATGCGTATAAACATGCCAACTCATGTTCCAAAACAACACAATACATACAATGTTTACGAATGTAGACCCCCCTCCCCATCACATTAGGAATTGCGTGGCGAAACTGGAGAGCAGATCATTTAGCTGTCTAATTTCAGTGCGGTAACACATATCGCGCTGTATTATGTCTATAACGTATTCTAACCTTTTGGTAGCGTTCTTTTGCTTTTTCATTATTCTTTTACTATCACTTATATCTCGTTATTAACATTGTTCAATTAATACACGCGTTTATTTAACAATTCATTGAACATCAAGATAACAGAATTAAGTAgcttttttgaaattttctgtGTTGATTTTTCTTCGATCACTGTTTGATTGCTGACATTATCGGTGTCATGTATTGTAAGCTTTTTGTAATGGAATTtgattattgttttatttgaatatatatttgtcatcACTCTATACATTTGTTTTAGGTTTAACTTTTGGTTCTGTTTTGTGTAGGTAATTAGTTGATTGCAGAAATGAGCCGAATTACATCGAAGTAACATGAATAATTAACGTATGGACGCCACGATGATTAATGGTAAATCCGataaatcttcataaaaatgtcataacaattaattaattttaacaaagATAGACATATATAAATGATTATATCGTCTTTTCGTTGAGGCATAGGTAACGTTTGGTACATATAAGTTTcatacttaaattatatttgatatacaattcatatttatcatacaatatacatatattgaatatgtatattcgatatataataaatttaccaTGCATAATGTcctaattatttgaaatattaagaTGAATATAAGAAAGgttaaataaatcattttaattggaatatatgtaatcattttcttatttcaaaCGGATTAAATGAATCATTTTATTGTTTCAATTTATTCTGTATTCTGAAATGTAAAATTCTTGATAGATTAACAATAGCCTCATGTAGACAGATCTTGCAACGTAGAAATCTTAATAGTTTCACAATAGCttcaattatttcgataaatattataacattcGACCATTCAATTCAAATCTTTCACATTTTGCTATATTACGATGAATATGCTACAGTCAATGTCATTTATGTTTGCAACTTCTAGTTTTTTCTCAGAGGTGGCGCGCAATTAGACGCTCAGTCGCTTCAAACTAAGGTTTCGCGCGCGTTTTTGCGTAGTGTTGTTCTTCACTCATATTTAGTTCTGAAATTTTGATTTCTTGCAAACATTTTGGGATATTTGTAACAAACCACATAGAATATTAGTGGAGTGAGTTTTATGCTCTATTAACGAACAATTACatgataatttttataaattattattgtatcACGTTCACGGTATTCACAGACATTCTTCAAtgttgagaaatattttgtaatttgcaACTAATAACTGTAACATATATTCCAATTTCTAAATAATCATTTCTTAACTGTAGAAAGATAGcagtattttttaaacaaactCTCGATAGAAAATCTATCCGCCaactaattaattttcttttcagagAATATTTGTGACCGCGCGCAATGCGGTTGATAGAGTCAGTGTTTGTTGtgcaataatttatttcaatattttcaaatcgtGATAGCTttgattaaattcaattaaacaATCGCATGTGAAGTCACACAGTAAGATATTATTAAGTAAATTTGCAATACGTTCGCGTTAACGcagtcttttatttttttcttttttatatatgtttttttaaatatatgttttcGTTATTAGAGTCAGTGCATCTTTCAAGAGGATAAAGCCTCTCCAAAAGCTCAAGAATGTTAGtatatgtatttgtatattgcatttcaatttattcaattttgttgtattttatttgaactATTGTTGGTTAAGAAGTGAAAATGTTTGATAAtgtgaaaaattataaattcttttcTACTGAAATGAGAAGTTTAAAAGCGTTAACAgtcaattataaaatagaaatgtcTGACGTTCATCAGAAATCATTGAATTCTAAATTTTCAGATttcaaacttttatatttcagtTCTAATTCCCATACTTATACtagaatttattgaattatcaGTTTCATTATTGCTAAAGTCTCAAATTTAAGAACTTTCATCTTTTATTATCtcagatattttaaataatcaacAAAATATGCCTCCAAAAACaaatcttaatattttatgtactGTTACAGATATCTCAAAGCCTCAACTTCTTCCTGTTCTTTGAGGAAGGTCTGACGATAGCCAAGAATGTAAGTATATATCTTTACTTTATAGTTAAATTAACTCtagtttgtatattttgctTCAAATACTACTAATTAAGAAAATTTGGGAGATTAGGATTCCTATTCTtctattgaaataaaaaagatgtCAAAGTCCTAATATTGAATTATAAGATACAAATGTCTGACATGCTTCAGAAATCattagatttttaatttctaggttctaaaattttacattagtttcaaattttatatttgttaaagtttattagaatttcaaactTTATTATAAGTAAACTTTCATCTTTCATTCTTTccaaattgtttaaataatcaGCACTCTGTTTTTAAGAACAAATTGTAATGTTTCATGTTGTTTTACAGATTTTTTACAACTCTTTTCCTTCTATTCTTTAAGGAGGATCTCACTGTGCTACAAAAGCTAAGAATGTAAGTAATTTTACACACTGTGcttgaattaattttattttctataattttctttccaaTGAAgtaaaatgtagaataacctaaagtttcaataataattataataataaataataattataagatgaaaatatatgtctgatatgattaaaaaattattagagatccaatttttatattaatatttcaagtttaatGAATAGCAATCTTTTATTAGCTCAAATTTCTCAAACAATTAACTCTGTGCCTTTAAGagcaaattataatattttatgcttTGTAACAGATTGTTCACAGCCTCCATTTTTGCCATGTGTTTGACACTAGACTAGATTGCTTGATGATAGACTTGACTTCCGCTGACCCAGTGCAACGTTCTCCCCGTTTAATGGTGAGTCGCATGCACTTTTGTTCCTCCAGTCACTCAATCATGTCGTAGAATGAATGGTCCGAATCGACACGGGTGACTAgttgtattacgtagaattttttgcgagcatagtgaccgcggatatttattatatccgTGAATAGTAACATTTTCTTGTCTATATCTGTTTATTAGTTCAGGATAGGTTTTCTTGCACGTCGCGTTTTTGAATTTTGATAACAATACATTGTGAATAACAAAGAACTAGTATGGATAACGTAATGTTGACaattgatatatgtatatgtgattgaaaagattaaatatttatatgagCGTGTATTtgtatgaataaataaatagacaACGGATATTAAAATGACTCTGAGTATTTCAAAGCAAAGAAATCGGATACCCTCCGATTTCGTCACTGTGAAAATTACGATAATGATAGAAatcattataataattattataataatgttaGTGACAATACTTATCTTCCATTTTATAATAGTATTGAACAACTTTATTATTCGAGTTCCATATtcagtataatttcaatagaatttgaaattgaaatatgaaGATATAAAAGTTCAGTCTGTCTAAGAATGCATCAGTTTTCATGTGCAAGAAAACACTTCGCGACTGAAACTTCACAGACATTTCACTTAGAGTTCACTATTATTCATTGAATTTAATAGTATATATTTGCATTCAATCCTAACTTGTTTTTTAATGGATACGttctttattaatttctttcattcaAGTTTAGCATTTTAGTAATTTGCTAAATTAACAAAGTAAAGTATAGAGTTattaaaattggaaataaaatggaaatgaaaaatcaAAGAATATTAGCCCGTTAGATACAAACTATACCAAATAGATACTCTGATCATAATTTTAGCTCAGGATTTTCAGGTTTAACCCATTCCATGTTCATTGCCAAAACCTCACTCATGTGCCCAGGTGCTACTTGGGTGGGAGAAAGGCAATGGGCATGATGAGGATACTTTATAAGCTGAACAATTTCTCAGCGACTGACATTGCGTTAGCGTATCGTGCCCGACGTATTTTCTACATTGTGTGTGTGTGGTTAGGCTGTGGAATTGCGTCGTCTTATGATTCCAACCATTGTAActttaattttacaatatacaatgaaaatatttagatatgctattaaatataacatataataaacAGTAATATTCAATCACAACGGTATCAAATTACCACTTATTTCAACCATATCTCTCAATTTCTCCAAATGACATAACATGTCAAAGATTAAGAATGCTTATATAACATGATCATGAATACTAATTAACATTAACAATATTCGATATATAATATCCTACACGTATCTTTACCATATTTTACGCAATGGTCGCTAGCCATCGTcagtcgatttcaggaaaatgGTATGTAAATTAGAGTGTGAAAGTTGTGTGGAACTTGAGTGTCGGAGGCGTCCCGGGACGTCTCTCTAGTGTAGGCTTTTGCGCTCGAGTTATGTGTGAGAACCGTGGAGCGAATGTGTTGGTGTGCttgttttgcaattttttaaatatagggCTAGGTAGGATAGGTAGCATACTGTCTGGTATGTGTGTGTATTAATTATAAGTAGGTAGGGCCGGGCAGGTTGGCACAGTCTGTGATCGGGTAGGCGCGTTTTCGCGTGTCCAACCTGTTTCAGGAAATTTGATTTGAAAAAACGATAGTGAAGCTACCACGAATGGCGCATTCCATTTGTCTCTGGCTTTGTCTatcgatttttcgaatttcgcggACGTGGACGCGAGTAGGGAGTAGgtttcgaaacgaacgtttatcTATTGCTCGAGCACGCACATGCGAGCGATCAACGATCATTACGATCCTTAGTCGTCCAGCTTCcgcgatatatttttttatttcacttttataagtataaacacctgaagaaagaagaggctaCGAGCCGAAGAGGCCCGGCAAATTTGCCATGGAAGAGGGCAACTACTAATGTTTTTCCATCCTCTGGATCATCCAGGACATGGAAAATCATTCTCGTTACTActttgtcactatgctcgTTTGTAGTATTTTCGTAGTatttcttttccattttttaagCCGATGTATATGTCGACCCATCACCATATTGAGCAAGTCGCGTTTTTTCATAAGTGTTACGAGAGATAAATCATAAAAGTTTTGCGGTTTTTTATTAGCGTTGCGAGAGATTCATTACGGTttgaattagagttgcgaaaaAATGATATTCGTGTTTGCTTTAGTGTTGCGAATTATGACATCGCGAttgtcttttgcaattttgattATGAATTCATAGAATTTTCTAAAGAATAATATACGTATTAGAGTTAATTTTGTTCCCCCttgtttaaaattacatttagaAATGTTCAAATTTCATTACTTTTATAGTATTACAATTTCTATCGTAATATGTATTTGAAGTAGCTTTCttttcatatataataatatgtaataatttttattaaatttgttttaagAATTAGTGTTGCGGTCTTTCATCGCGATTGTTTTAATTAGTTCTTTAGTTAGAGTTGCGTTGACGAATGATTGCGGTTTTTGAAGTAGTGTTGCGCCTATATCAAGCCCAATTTTCTTTCACTAGACTGTGAAAGAACAGTTTCTTCTGAATCATCTGATGCAGCATTACACTCGTTATTAAcgttatgaatatttaaatacgagTGCATACATCAATATGTATAACTAAGACATCCTACTTTTGCTTTTGAGagttttaaatttttttttgtttattttttttacttttagtagttaattatattaattaatacttgcaaatattatatGAAGCACTCTTCGTAATTTATATTGAGAATTTTCGATTTTACATTTAGCTTTACTGAATTAGAGTCGCGAGAAAGAAAAGGTAATCCACTCATAGCCTGTTGCTTGGGATTGTATCGAGTGTCTGTTGATCGTATTCTGATGGCCATGTTGGTCACTGATTCGTTCTCTTCTTCAACACACCCCGAATTATCATAGTGTTTGTTAATGAAAATACTGCTAAAATATGTTCGTTCGCCAGTAATGAATATTGTTTTACTATGAGTATCTTTTAATAGCAtctcaaataatttttctcttcATTTGGTAATTAATTACATACACATAGATAGCCTCATAGAATTTTACCAAATTTTTTCTGTTTGAGTTTGTTTCAGGATTCATTGTAAGATTGGCAAAAGAAGACTCGTATCCCATATAATGTCCTATGTAGTTTTCCATTCTTCCTCTTTGTAACGTTTAGGCTTTTGTATATGGTTCCCACAATAGATCCTTAAATTTTTATGTAGACAGGACTTATAGAAAAGCCTTCAGATTTCTATAGGTAGGGTTTGCAAATAATCTTCGTCTTcgtttaaattattttgaagaTTGTTTCAGGAATTGCTTTAGGACCAATAAAAAGAGGTGTTCTACTTTTTAAATGCagaattaatatatttttgcataaaaGGATCGTGGATGGGAAGGGCTTCCATTTGCAGTAAACCTACACGCGTTGAGACGTAGGCAATCagtattatttcatatatagaattattaattacatgaTAATAAAGTGACAATAATACAGTAATTACATGACAATAATATAATCTTGATTGATTGACAGCGATTGTGATTGTACTATGCGAAACATTTATAgctgaaaaattcaatttatatttcttgaaGTTTAGCTTACAATATACAAGACTGTACATAAGtcctatatataaataaattttgcaacgATTTTCGATTCTCATCCTGCCCGGCGAACATTAGGACGTTGATGAACAATTCAATTTGAAAGATGCAGAACTCCTTTAAAAGTTAATAAAACAGCGATTTTATATATCTACAAAACGATCGAAAGTGGCAGTATTCGAATAAGATCAAGATAGGATAGGTCGCAATAATTGTATAACTTCTTAAAATGACAATATATAAAagatgtataaataaaatacctTTTGCTAATTGATGCTAAACAGTGTAGCTAGTACATTTAtgcattaaataattatatttgtttatatcaCAGTGCGTTTTAATTTTAAGAGTACATTCATTTATACAAgaatggattaataatacatattatgGAAATACTGTAATTATATATTGTGTGtgcgtgtatgtgtgtgtgtgtgtagcAAAATGGCACAAAGGTGAAAAATTAACTTAAATAAGTGCTATTAAAATAGCTGTCTTATAAAAGTCTTATGATTCACAtttagtttataaatggaaGACTTCTATTCTGGATCTGGTTTAGGTTTCCTCCTAGGATCATTTGCATCTAGAGGAATTATTACTGGTGGTTCATCTGGTTTTTGTGTTTGCCCAAATCTATAATCAGTCCCTTTCGTAGATGTAAACCAGGATCTAGATATCGGTAATTGCTCAcatctgaaatatttttgagtATTAAAAGTTTGACATTATGTTTGAGCCTTCAACTTGCttctttataaaaaaaattatttgcatgCTGTTAATAAACACATAATGTGCATTGATGAATTCATTCattagaagaaaataatattttatttcaattgaTTCAGCTGAAGTAATAGTTTAATTATCTCTCTTGTAACGTATAAAAGCAAGCGCAGGGTGGAAACAGGGATACAGTAGATTCTCGTCAATGCAATGATTGATTTAACATAAAGTAGCAGTCAAATGTGTAGTGGTCGCATAGAAGTATTAAAGAAGATAAGTTATGAGGGTAAGCATTAGTTCTTGCGAATGAAGCAGAAAAAtaaagttattaaaaaaaaaaaaaaaaaaaagaaagaaatttcaaaaaacaTTTAATGTAACGCGCGCAGCTTACAAGATATATAGAACAGTAGAGAACAGTGAGGATTGTGTGCTCTTATTTCCGTTGTTCTACTGGAGAACGTTCACACCTGCACGTATTCTGGTTGTAAAAGAAGCCGGTCGAACATTCATGTGCGTTTCTACAAGAACAGCTACAATATATCGGATCCCAGATTTTATCTGGGTGTTCAATACATTTCGCTCGATCGTCCGTGTTGCTGCACACGCATCTACATAAGTTCTCCTTATAAACCTGTTTGGGCGTACAATCCTGAAAAAagtttatcaaataaaataatctagattctatctttcttaaattttgaatttaatattctttagCTCTCTAACGTATAAATGCATTCGGCGTGTATGATGAAAgtgtaatgaaaattataacgttaaagtTATCACGGATTGTTGAGGTGTTGAGCGGATTGTACTAATTTAAGGAGGAAGATCTCAATTATTGGCTATTCTCAAATTACCGATGGTTTTATTACGCAGTCACATCCGCATCTGATGTGCTCATCTATTGGTATGACTTGTTTGCCTTGGTACTCGAATCTACCTTGCTCTGTCAATTTTGCCAGCATGATCTTCAAACATTcgtaatatgtaattatttcgAACATTATTGTTTAtctgtaattatatatttatcgagCTGTCTTACTTCAAAATTTCGGGTTTCTATTTCCTTTGGCTGACAAGAGAGTAACTCGTTTCCGCAACAACCTGTGCATCTTTTCACTCGTGTACACCGGGGAAAATAGATGATAGATGGATCGTTACGTTGATATGTAGGAACTACGGTTGGTGAAGGCTCACAGTTAGCTTGTTTTGCCATTTCACTATTCGAGCGTTCTTCAGGTTCACCCATTCTGCCTAGAATAGAAGGTATTAGACTGTTAAGCAAAAGGTCGGATCGCGATTATGATCCTGAGTTAATCAGAGgattttccttcgtttcctCTAAATTCCTGTTATATCCAGTTCAGTGTGGTTTCTGTGGTTTGACGTAAAAAGTAGCTACTTGGACATTTTCTAACGTAGAACTCGTCACACCTTATTACACAATTTAAAAATGGAGGAACACGCGCAAACTATTGCACTCGCTTTAACTATTTTTCATTCGAACTATCTATTTCAATAGTTATCTCGTTTTGGTCGATGATCTTTCTTGCGATTTAGAAAGTCACTTGTTGAAGGATGTGGTCTCCGATTGGTTCGGCAGGTTGATTCGCAAGGCAGGATAAACGTGTCTGCCTTTATGGAAGCTTATAATACGAATTctagaaatatgtattttttcgAATACGATATCGATCGCTGATATGTCAACTGCAGTTACAAAaagaaggaggaggaagaatGTTAATGTTGGAAAAGGATTTTACAACATTAAAGCAGATTAAAATTAAGATCTTTACGTGGAAACATATTTTGCTTGTATCACCATGGGAAGTACCAAAAATGGGCAAAAGATGATGGTAATTTCACCAGTAGTCATAATGAGGCAATCTATAAGCCTAAGTTCTTTCAAGAGACGGAAATGTCATCAACGTGTAACGTCATAAGAGACTGTAATCAGAATGAAATCCATGCGAAGGAAATTAGCGTAATGGACGACACATCTTACGACTTAAGCGAGGGTGATCTTTGTAATCTTTTCAAGCTCGAGATGTCGTCGTCGACATAGAAGAGATCGAGTAAAGCATTAATAGGATAAAATTGGAAGAGGAAATTGCACCAACCATCAAGAGAGAGTGTAGTCGAGAAGATGGACACGATGTCGTTGAAGTTAAGTACGTACAAGCAAACGACGAAATAGAATTTTCGCGAAATTTTTTCGAAATAAGATAAGGATTAATActcttcgtttattttttcttgtGCAATAACGAGAATTATTGTTCGATTTTTATGATTGTGTTCACATAAAATAATGGACAAACAGTAATGAAGATTATCGTTTCATTTTAAGACCATCTTCATATAATCATACCTTTTTGCACGACTCAAGtttttatttcgttacatTTAAGCGGTTTAATCTTACGCGTAGATCTTGGTCACGTCTAATTTTCGCATTTAAAAGGCGACCATGTAAATTGCAGATTGCGTATATCATTCCGCTCGATAACTCAACCTTGGAACAACCGTATAAAACTAAAAATGTTACGGATACGATTCGAACAGTCTAAAGTGAAAACTACCACCCAGTTTACAAGAAATCAATGAAATTACTAGTAGATAGGTACCTAACATGAACGATTTCGATTGCTTTTTGAAGGATTTTGATTTCTTTGAGGACCATGAAGGCTTCCTGGAAAActtggaaatggaaatggcAACGAAAGATCCTTGTATGCCATTATTGCCACTCTCCTTGTCTTTAACAGACCGTCATTAGTGTAGACGATCGTAACCACAGGAATAAGAAGAAGTTTGTTTTAAGATTtatctaataatatttatatcagaATAGTGAACACGTAAGACGATACAGTATTGCACGAATTTAGATAGAAGAACGAAATTTCAAGTCGAATATCTGCAAGTATACGTAATTTTACTTGCAGAGTATACGCTTATAAGACTTTTATGTTAAGTACGTTTTTTGTACTGCGGTCAATTGAATGCTCTCATGTTCACTGATAGTCGAGGTTGTTTATACAATGTAATCACTAGAAGATAACACTCAGGTGAACGCGTTTATTTAAACAGACAATATTTGTTGCAGTTATAGCCAATTTACCTGCTGTAATTTCCTACTATATTGCATCGTTATAGTAGTATCGTGTCTACGTTACGgatattttttcctttcaatATTACCGAGTAAAAATTTTCCTGTAAAGTAACATTCATAATGAACGATATTAATCTATTTAAGAACGTAAACACTTACTAGTAAGGAAGACTTGTGACGGCGATACACCGATCATTCGAAGGAACTCTTCTGGCGAATTGATTTTCCTGGCTGTTTCCGATGACTGCGACCGCTGAAAGGAATAGAACATTTTCTttacgaaagaaaaaacataATTTGTGGAGAAATTTTTACGTTCTCTATTTGTTTCGGGATTATCTTTTTTTCGTTATCTCGATTAGTCAATACCACAACTGATAATGGTAAAATGATACAATGCTATTGCCAATAAAGCCCTGATTAAGAAAGAGCTGTTGCGCAAtaatgtattaattaataatattaatgaacTAACAAGTTGTAAATCGTAAATGTTTCTTTcacaattttatttgtaaaatttcgtttGTTACATAGCcatatttgttattataaagtaagaaaattgattAGTACTAATAATTCGTAACCTGAGATTTGCAAAATATCATTAATACTATTAGTTGAATTGTGCAAGATGAACCAAAAACCAGGTAGCTGTTTTCCTGGAAAATCCTTAGTCATTCTTCCATTTTATTAGATACACGTTCGTTACACGCAACCAATTTTAAGAAGAAAAGGCATGTTAATCAGCCACCTGATTCTAATCAGGAATTCCAATGTTTTGTCATGCATATTAAGCAATGAAGAATTGAAAGGAACATTGGTTAGATAACAGTTATGCGCGTATCATGTACTGACGTATCATGTTCTGAACAATGCGTTAAGATCTCTAATATGGGTCATATGATAT from Bombus huntii isolate Logan2020A chromosome 8, iyBomHunt1.1, whole genome shotgun sequence encodes the following:
- the LOC126869068 gene encoding vascular endothelial growth factor A isoform X2 → MSQLIRYRTLVLVIFCGLVMPHKADILFPDQISPRQSKPPVEPRTAENIALLLRSQSSETARKINSPEEFLRMIGVSPSQVFLTSRMGEPEERSNSEMAKQANCEPSPTVVPTYQRNDPSIIYFPRCTRVKRCTGCCGNELLSCQPKEIETRNFEIMLAKLTEQGRFEYQGKQVIPIDEHIRCGCDCVIKPSDCTPKQVYKENLCRCVCSNTDDRAKCIEHPDKIWDPIYCSCSCRNAHECSTGFFYNQNTCRCERSPVEQRK
- the LOC126869068 gene encoding platelet-derived growth factor subunit A isoform X1; translated protein: MSQLIRYRTLVLVIFCGLVMPHKADILFPDQISPRQSKPPVEPRTAENIALLLRSQSSETARKINSPEEFLRMIGVSPSQVFLTSRMGEPEERSNSEMAKQANCEPSPTVVPTYQRNDPSIIYFPRCTRVKRCTGCCGNELLSCQPKEIETRNFEIMLAKLTEQGRFEYQGKQVIPIDEHIRCGCDCVIKPSDCTPKQVYKENLCRCVCSNTDDRAKCIEHPDKIWDPIYCSCSCRNAHECSTGFFYNQNTCRCEQLPISRSWFTSTKGTDYRFGQTQKPDEPPVIIPLDANDPRRKPKPDPE